In Enterobacter sp. 638, a single window of DNA contains:
- a CDS encoding DUF2184 domain-containing protein has product MAAITPSYTIVNPSYIAPEMILGYQQASGAFETIASGNPQVRLGVGDQYVYMRRLDLRTQVTSSQSGNANQLPSVAMEARMISTPTYLFRCRGIYDHHDMAAAGNWNFALPEAQRLGMRQGIFQQLRSALLFGMNPAGGEGLLNTAGATTETLPADSNGNTTVLTYDHGQMAVYLLGHVQAALTRTMQLGRQQRVVILGPQRVLGAMEIQQIVQLTSYQRPGGGTDTVGGTVKEVLKGANVQVDWVYDDTLIGAGAGGTDAVVITVPEVEVPMVNSTVNTNEFAKLTPSLNANALMFCDMAAPREIPTPIAGGAIDVLAEMRSTSGWAVRPEAITILSMDYSA; this is encoded by the coding sequence ATGGCTGCAATTACCCCCAGCTACACAATTGTCAATCCGTCGTACATCGCGCCGGAGATGATTCTCGGTTACCAGCAGGCGTCCGGTGCTTTTGAAACCATCGCCAGCGGCAACCCACAGGTTCGCCTCGGTGTAGGCGATCAGTATGTTTATATGCGTCGTCTGGATTTGCGCACTCAGGTCACGTCCAGCCAGTCTGGTAACGCAAACCAGTTGCCTAGTGTGGCGATGGAAGCGCGCATGATCTCCACCCCAACCTACCTGTTCCGTTGCCGTGGTATTTATGACCACCACGACATGGCGGCTGCAGGTAACTGGAACTTTGCGCTGCCAGAAGCTCAACGCCTCGGCATGCGTCAGGGCATCTTCCAGCAGCTGCGCAGTGCGCTCCTGTTTGGTATGAACCCAGCAGGCGGCGAAGGCCTGTTGAATACTGCAGGTGCTACCACTGAAACGCTACCTGCTGACAGCAACGGCAACACCACCGTCCTGACTTACGACCATGGGCAGATGGCCGTGTACCTACTGGGACATGTTCAGGCAGCCCTTACTCGCACTATGCAGTTGGGTCGTCAGCAGCGCGTGGTTATCCTTGGACCTCAGCGCGTGCTGGGTGCAATGGAGATCCAGCAGATTGTCCAGCTGACTTCTTACCAGCGTCCTGGCGGCGGTACTGACACCGTTGGCGGAACAGTGAAAGAAGTCCTGAAGGGTGCGAATGTTCAGGTCGACTGGGTATATGACGACACCCTGATCGGTGCTGGCGCAGGCGGTACTGATGCGGTAGTGATTACCGTGCCAGAGGTTGAGGTTCCGATGGTTAACTCCACCGTGAACACCAACGAATTTGCCAAGCTGACCCCGTCACTGAATGCAAATGCCCTGATGTTCTGTGATATGGCTGCGCCGCGTGAAATCCCGACACCTATTGCAGGTGGTGCGATCGACGTTCTGGCAGAGATGCGCTCAACGTCTGGCTGGGCAGTTCGTCCGGAAGCGATCACCATCCTGTCGATGGATTACAGCGCTTAA